CGACTCCTGGAGCGAGGGCGCCGACGGCCTGTTCGGTGCCCGGCCGGCGCTGAACGTCGTACGCGCCGGCCGCTGGTCGCCGAAGCAACTCCGTTACAGCGCGGCGGACTTCGAACCCGCGCTGGACGAGCTGCTGCGGGTGCGACCGGAGTTGCGGGCCACGTCGGCGTATCGTCGCGATCTCCTCGACGTGGCCCGTCAGGCGCTCGCCAACCGCAGCCGGGTGATGCTGCCGCAGATCAAGGCGGCGTACGACAGCGAGGACACCGCACGGTTCGAGAAGTCGAGCGCGGACTGGCTCTCGCTCATGGACCTGCTGGACGAGCTGGTGGCCACCGACTCCCGTCATCTGCTGGGCCGTTGGGTGGCGGAGGCCCGCTCCTGGGGCGCGGACGCCGCCGAGCGTGACCAGTTGGCGTACGACAATCTGTCGCTGCTGACCGTGTGGGGGACGCGGCAGGGCGCGGACGCGGGACTGCGGGACTACGCCAACCGGGAGTGGGCGGGGCTGGTCGGCGGACTGTACCGGCTGCGCTGGTCGACGTACTTCGAGGAGCTGAGGGCCGCGCTGGACGCGGGCCGGGCCCCGGCGAAGATCGACTGGTTCGCCCTGGAGGACCGCTGGGCGCGGAACCCGGGGACGCTCGCGACCGAGCCGACCGGGGACACGTACACGGTCGCGACACGGGTCCGGGACCGGCTCACGGCACTCTCCTGACGGATCGACGGATCACGGCTCGCCGCCACGGCACCCCCACGACCATCCGTGGGCGCCGCCGGACCGACAGGCGTACGGCGGCAGTCACTCGGTCGGCCGACCTGACACCGTTCCGGGGCGCGCACATCCGTCCGCGCCCCGGAGACGGCTGCCGTGGGCCTCACCGAGGTCCACGGCTCTGGTCGAGGGCCGTCCCCCTCGACCAGAGTCCAGTGGGTCAGGCCTCGGCGGCGATCCGCGCCAGCCGCCGCGCCTCCTCCCTCGTCGAGCGGGCGATCGCGTCCTCGTCGACATGCAGCAGGCGACCGTTCTCCACGATCTGCCGGCCGTTCACGAACGACGCCGTCACCGGGGCCGCCGCACCGAGAACCAGGGCGGCCACCGGGTCGGCGATAGACGCGTGGGCGAGGGTGTCGAGCTTCCAGAGGACCAGGTCGGCGAGCTTGCCGGGCTCCAGGGAGCCGATCTCCTGTGCCCTGCCCAGGACCTGGGCACCGCCGAACGTGCCGAGCCGGAGCGCCTGGCGGACGTTGAGGGCGGCCTCGCGGTGGGCGCCGAGGCGGTTGACGAGGAGGGCGTTGCGCAGTTCGGTGTGGAGTTCGCCGGACTCGTTGGACGCCGTGCCGTCGACGCCGAGGCCGACCGGGACGCCGGCCGCCAGCATGTCCGGGACCCGGGCGATGCCCGCCGCCAGCCGGGCGTTGGACGACGGGCAGTGGGCGACGCCCGTCTTCGTACGGGCGAAGGCGTCGATGTCGGAGTCGTTCATGTGGACGCAGTGGGCCATCCACACGTCCTCGCCGAGCCAGCCCGTGGACTCGAAGTAGTCGGTCGGGCCCATGCCGAACAGCTCGTGGCAGAACTTCTCCTCCTCCACCGTCTCCGAGCCGTGGGTGTGCAGCCGCACCCCGAGGCGACGGGCCAACTCGGCTCCCTGGCGCAGCAGTTCGGTGGAGACCGAGAACGGCGAGCAGGGGGCGACGGCGACCTGGGTCATCGCGCCGAAGGAGGCGTCGTGGTGCCGCTTCACTGTCTCCTCGGTGGCGGCGAGCGCGCCCTCCAGAGTCTCGACCGCGAAGTCCGGCGGGAGGCCGCCGTCCTTCTCGCTGCGGTCCATCGAGCCACGGGCGAGCGTGAAGCGGACGCCCGTCTCGCGTGCCGCCCGGATGATCGAGCCCGACAGGTCGCCGGAGCCCTTCGGGAAGACGTAGTGGTGGTCCATGGCCGTGGTCACGCCGCCGCGGGCCATCATGCCGAGCGAGCCCTGGGCCGCCGCGTACGTCATGCGCTCGTCGATGCGCGCCCAGGTCGGATAGAGCGCGACGAGCCAGTCGAAGAGGTTGTGGTCGGTGGCGAGGCCCCGGGTGATCCACTGGTAGAAGTGGTGGTGGGTGTTGACCAGGCCGGGTGTGACCAGGTGGCCGGTGGCGTCGATCCGGCGTACGACGTCCGTCAGGCCCTCGGGGGCGCGGCCCTCGCCGACCGACTCGATGACGTTGTCCGCCACGACCACATGACCGGACGCGTACTCGGTGTCCCGCGCGTCCACGGTCGCGATCGCCGCGTTCTCGATGACGAGACGCTGGGTTGCTGCCATGGTTCGTCCTTCAGAGGTCTTCTGAGGGTCTCTCGGAGGTTGGTTCCGAGGTCTCTCAGAGGTTGGTGAGGTCCGCCGGGATCTTCGCTTCGCGGCCGTCCCGCAGGACGGTGGCCTCGATCAGGCCGTAGGGGCGGTCGGCGGCGAAGTACACGGCTCCGTCGGCGGTGTCGTTCTTCAGGCCGAACGGGGCCAGGTCCACCAGGAAGTGGTGCTTGTTCGGCAGGGAGAAGCGGACCTCGTCTATCTCCTCGCGGTTGTCGATGATCCGCGCGCCCATCTGGTACAGGGTCTGCTGCAGCGAGAGGGAGTACGTCTCGGCGAAGGCCTGGAGCAGGTGCTTCTTCACCTGCTCGTAGGAGGCCTCCCAGTCGGGAGCCGGCTGCTCGTCGTCGGTCCAGTTGAAGCGCCAGCGGCCGGAGACCTCGG
The DNA window shown above is from Streptomyces akebiae and carries:
- a CDS encoding 8-oxoguanine deaminase, with the translated sequence MAATQRLVIENAAIATVDARDTEYASGHVVVADNVIESVGEGRAPEGLTDVVRRIDATGHLVTPGLVNTHHHFYQWITRGLATDHNLFDWLVALYPTWARIDERMTYAAAQGSLGMMARGGVTTAMDHHYVFPKGSGDLSGSIIRAARETGVRFTLARGSMDRSEKDGGLPPDFAVETLEGALAATEETVKRHHDASFGAMTQVAVAPCSPFSVSTELLRQGAELARRLGVRLHTHGSETVEEEKFCHELFGMGPTDYFESTGWLGEDVWMAHCVHMNDSDIDAFARTKTGVAHCPSSNARLAAGIARVPDMLAAGVPVGLGVDGTASNESGELHTELRNALLVNRLGAHREAALNVRQALRLGTFGGAQVLGRAQEIGSLEPGKLADLVLWKLDTLAHASIADPVAALVLGAAAPVTASFVNGRQIVENGRLLHVDEDAIARSTREEARRLARIAAEA